The proteins below are encoded in one region of Thermococcus peptonophilus:
- a CDS encoding 2-oxoacid:ferredoxin oxidoreductase subunit beta, translated as MAKEIYSRYPMVKYLRKEALPTALCPGCGGGTVLNAFANAIDQLRIDPKDLVVVSGIGCSAWIASPYFLADTLHTTHGRAIAFATGVKVGLPDKKVVVISGDGDLASIGGNHLIHAARRNIDITVILVNNMIYGMTGGQVAPTTPFGAKTTTTPYRNIEHPLQISETVAAAGASYVARWTTAHVYQLIESIKKALQVRGFSLVEVVSQCPVQFGRRNRMKEPAEMLRWFLKNSVPISKAKKMSPEELEGKFVIGEFVNRERPEFVSEINKLIEEVQEHFGLKGE; from the coding sequence ATGGCAAAGGAAATCTACTCACGCTATCCGATGGTCAAATACCTTAGAAAGGAAGCCCTCCCCACCGCTCTCTGCCCCGGCTGTGGGGGTGGAACAGTCCTCAACGCCTTCGCAAATGCTATTGACCAGCTCAGGATAGACCCGAAAGACCTTGTCGTTGTCAGCGGTATCGGCTGTTCCGCATGGATAGCATCTCCTTACTTCCTCGCTGATACTCTTCACACGACTCACGGTAGGGCAATAGCCTTCGCAACCGGCGTTAAGGTTGGACTTCCGGACAAGAAGGTCGTCGTAATAAGCGGAGACGGTGACCTGGCCAGCATAGGAGGGAACCACCTTATCCACGCCGCGAGGAGGAACATCGACATAACGGTTATCTTAGTTAACAATATGATATATGGAATGACCGGCGGCCAGGTTGCCCCGACGACGCCCTTCGGTGCGAAGACAACCACAACCCCCTACCGCAACATAGAGCACCCCCTTCAGATTTCAGAGACGGTTGCTGCAGCTGGAGCGTCCTATGTGGCGAGGTGGACAACGGCTCACGTTTATCAGCTCATAGAGAGCATAAAGAAGGCTCTTCAGGTCAGGGGATTCTCGCTCGTGGAAGTGGTTTCCCAGTGTCCCGTCCAGTTTGGAAGGAGAAACCGGATGAAGGAACCCGCTGAGATGCTCCGCTGGTTCCTCAAGAATTCAGTTCCCATAAGCAAGGCGAAGAAGATGTCGCCGGAAGAACTTGAGGGCAAGTTCGTCATCGGGGAGTTCGTGAACAGAGAGAGGCCGGAGTTCGTTAGCGAGATTAACAAGCTGATAGAGGAAGTCCAGGAGCACTTTGGGCTTAAGGGGGAGTGA
- a CDS encoding 2-oxoacid:ferredoxin oxidoreductase subunit gamma, which translates to MQIRLAGIGGQGVVLAGVILGEAAAIEGLNVLQTQDYSSASRGGHSIADVIISREPIYDVMVTEADVLVALAQLGYDTVKDSLKENGLLIIDTDLVKPDRDHVGAPFTRLAEETTGLALTVNMVALGYLVAKTGVVKKENVEEAIRRRVPKGTEEINLRAFRAGYEEGLK; encoded by the coding sequence ATGCAGATTAGACTCGCTGGTATAGGCGGTCAGGGTGTCGTCCTGGCCGGTGTCATCCTCGGAGAGGCCGCCGCAATCGAGGGCCTGAACGTCCTCCAGACCCAGGACTACAGTTCGGCCAGCAGGGGAGGCCACTCGATAGCGGACGTGATAATCTCAAGGGAGCCAATCTATGATGTTATGGTAACCGAGGCAGACGTTCTTGTTGCTCTGGCACAGCTCGGCTACGACACCGTCAAGGACTCCCTCAAGGAGAACGGCCTTCTCATCATCGACACCGACCTCGTTAAGCCCGATAGGGACCACGTGGGCGCTCCCTTCACGAGGCTCGCGGAGGAAACGACCGGGTTGGCTTTGACCGTCAACATGGTGGCCTTAGGTTATCTCGTGGCGAAGACGGGCGTTGTGAAAAAGGAGAACGTTGAGGAGGCCATAAGGAGGCGCGTCCCGAAGGGAACTGAAGAGATAAACCTTCGCGCCTTCAGGGCCGGCTATGAGGAGGGATTGAAATGA
- a CDS encoding 2-oxoacid:acceptor oxidoreductase subunit alpha has translation MRYPFPVGKADFIQGDEAIARAAILAGCRFYAGYPITPASEIFEAMALYMPLVDGVSIQMEDEIASIAAIIGASWAGAKAMTATSGPGFSLMQENLGYAVMTETPIVVVNMMRGGPSTGQPTFPAQGDIMQAIWGTHGDHMLIVLSPSTVQEAFDFTIRAFNLAEKYRTPVVLLGDAELAHMRERVYIPNPDEIEIVNRKLPQNEEEAKFPFGDPHGDGVPPMPIFGKGYRTYVTGLTHDEHGRPRTVEPEVQQRLIGRIYKKILDNKDDIISYEKFELDDAEVAIVSTGIVSRSAIRAVKLLREKGVKAGLLKLNTIWPFDFDMIEELAEQVKKIFVPEMNMGQLYHLVKEGTNGKAEVELISKIGGEVHTPMEIVERVVG, from the coding sequence ATGAGGTATCCGTTTCCCGTTGGAAAAGCGGATTTTATTCAGGGTGATGAGGCCATAGCGAGGGCGGCTATCTTAGCTGGATGCCGCTTCTACGCTGGCTACCCGATAACACCAGCCAGCGAAATATTCGAGGCGATGGCTCTTTACATGCCGCTCGTTGACGGCGTGAGCATACAGATGGAAGACGAGATAGCGAGCATAGCGGCCATCATCGGAGCTTCCTGGGCAGGAGCGAAGGCCATGACCGCTACTTCCGGTCCAGGCTTCTCCCTTATGCAGGAGAACCTTGGCTACGCTGTGATGACCGAAACTCCCATTGTAGTCGTCAACATGATGCGCGGAGGCCCATCAACCGGCCAGCCGACTTTCCCTGCTCAGGGAGACATAATGCAGGCCATCTGGGGAACTCACGGCGACCACATGCTCATCGTGCTTTCCCCGTCAACCGTTCAGGAGGCCTTCGACTTCACGATAAGGGCCTTCAACTTAGCTGAAAAGTACAGGACTCCCGTGGTTCTGCTCGGCGATGCTGAGTTAGCCCACATGAGAGAGCGCGTCTACATCCCGAACCCGGACGAGATAGAGATCGTGAACAGAAAACTCCCGCAGAACGAGGAGGAGGCCAAGTTTCCCTTCGGAGACCCTCACGGCGATGGAGTCCCACCGATGCCAATCTTTGGAAAGGGCTATAGAACGTACGTGACCGGCCTGACCCACGACGAACATGGCCGCCCGAGAACGGTTGAACCTGAAGTCCAGCAGAGGCTGATCGGCAGGATTTACAAGAAGATACTGGACAACAAGGACGACATAATCAGTTATGAAAAGTTTGAGCTCGACGATGCGGAGGTTGCGATAGTCTCGACCGGCATAGTCTCCCGCTCCGCCATAAGAGCCGTCAAACTCCTCCGCGAGAAGGGCGTTAAGGCCGGATTGCTCAAGCTCAACACGATATGGCCTTTCGACTTCGACATGATAGAGGAGCTGGCCGAGCAGGTTAAGAAAATCTTCGTCCCGGAGATGAACATGGGACAGCTCTACCATCTCGTCAAGGAAGGAACTAACGGAAAGGCCGAGGTTGAGCTGATAAGCAAGATAGGCGGCGAGGTTCACACTCCGATGGAGATAGTCGAGAGGGTGGTGGGATGA
- a CDS encoding 2-oxoacid:ferredoxin oxidoreductase subunit beta, whose translation MYLKSAYEIREKYLRKDMLPTIFCPGCGIGSVLQFTLRAIDDLGLNQDEIVWVSGIGCSSRVPGFVNFDGLHTTHGRALAFATGIKLTNPNLKIIAFMGDGDAAAIGGNHLIHAIRRNLDVTVILINNFTYGMTGGQVAPTALKGLKGTTAPYGQFENPFDIAQLAVSAGANYVARWTVFNYLQGINSIKKALQKEGFTLVEFLSPCPISFGRRNRMKTAPELIRWYQKITVPLAKAKKMSPEELEGKIVIGEFVDRDRPGLVREYREYIKRAKKMMGWEE comes from the coding sequence ATGTACCTGAAATCCGCTTACGAAATACGCGAGAAATATCTGAGAAAGGACATGCTCCCGACGATATTCTGTCCGGGCTGTGGTATAGGCTCAGTCCTCCAGTTCACGCTCAGGGCAATAGACGACCTCGGCCTGAACCAGGACGAGATAGTGTGGGTGAGCGGTATCGGCTGTTCATCCCGTGTACCTGGGTTTGTTAACTTCGACGGCCTTCACACGACACACGGAAGGGCTCTGGCGTTCGCGACGGGAATAAAACTGACAAACCCGAACCTAAAGATAATAGCCTTCATGGGAGACGGAGATGCGGCAGCCATTGGAGGAAACCACCTCATTCACGCCATAAGGAGGAACCTCGACGTTACCGTTATCCTCATCAACAACTTTACATATGGAATGACCGGCGGCCAGGTTGCTCCAACAGCACTCAAGGGCCTCAAGGGGACGACCGCTCCATACGGTCAGTTCGAGAACCCGTTTGACATAGCCCAGCTCGCGGTGTCCGCCGGGGCCAACTACGTGGCCAGGTGGACTGTCTTCAACTACCTCCAGGGCATAAACAGCATAAAGAAGGCGCTCCAGAAGGAGGGCTTCACGCTCGTGGAGTTCCTCTCGCCCTGTCCGATAAGCTTCGGAAGGAGGAACCGTATGAAGACCGCTCCAGAGCTCATCCGCTGGTACCAGAAGATAACCGTTCCCCTCGCGAAGGCGAAGAAGATGTCCCCGGAGGAGTTAGAGGGCAAGATAGTCATAGGCGAGTTCGTCGACAGGGACAGGCCCGGCCTCGTTAGGGAGTACCGCGAGTACATAAAGAGGGCCAAGAAGATGATGGGGTGGGAAGAATGA
- a CDS encoding 2-oxoacid:ferredoxin oxidoreductase subunit gamma, with the protein MRKEVLFSGFGGQGVILASVILGRAAAVYEGLYAVQTQAYGPESRGGASKAEVVISDEPIDYPKTLSPDYAVFFSQEAYTKYLHTVKKGAKIIVEKDLVPHRDFEFEKTLDVLALPLTEIAEETTGLSLTMNILTLGVLTAWTEIVGRGAIEKAVLDAVPKGTEQINLKALHKGFELGERAKRGEL; encoded by the coding sequence ATGAGGAAGGAAGTTCTCTTCAGCGGTTTCGGCGGTCAGGGTGTCATCCTCGCGAGCGTCATCCTCGGAAGGGCCGCGGCCGTCTACGAGGGTCTCTACGCCGTCCAGACCCAGGCCTACGGGCCGGAGTCGAGGGGCGGTGCGAGCAAGGCCGAGGTTGTTATCAGCGACGAGCCGATAGACTACCCAAAAACTCTCAGCCCGGACTACGCGGTCTTCTTCTCCCAGGAAGCCTACACCAAGTACCTCCACACCGTCAAAAAAGGTGCAAAGATCATCGTCGAGAAAGACCTCGTTCCGCATAGGGACTTTGAGTTCGAGAAAACGCTCGATGTTTTGGCGCTCCCGCTCACCGAGATAGCTGAGGAGACTACCGGCCTAAGCCTGACGATGAACATCCTCACCCTTGGCGTCCTGACGGCGTGGACGGAGATCGTGGGTAGGGGAGCGATAGAAAAGGCCGTCCTCGATGCAGTTCCAAAGGGAACAGAGCAGATCAACCTTAAAGCCCTTCACAAAGGGTTTGAACTTGGGGAGAGGGCTAAGAGAGGGGAGCTTTGA
- a CDS encoding DUF192 domain-containing protein yields MIINETKGRVWHGSVYLADTFFRRFRGLMLVRNVNYALVFVLPAETRINASIHMFFMMSDIDVIWLDSSRRIVDFKTARKWRIYAPKKAAKYVIEGPVGLIKALSVEEGDLINWMPTEEREKAVPVKSLIPGKINLNGSKNSIAMVESVKEAKAKEI; encoded by the coding sequence ATGATAATCAATGAGACCAAGGGAAGAGTCTGGCATGGCAGTGTGTATCTTGCGGATACCTTCTTCAGGCGGTTTAGGGGGCTCATGCTGGTTAGGAATGTGAACTACGCCCTTGTTTTCGTCCTCCCAGCGGAAACTAGGATAAACGCCTCAATCCACATGTTCTTTATGATGAGCGATATCGATGTCATCTGGCTTGACTCATCAAGGCGTATTGTGGACTTCAAAACGGCAAGAAAATGGCGGATTTACGCCCCAAAGAAAGCCGCTAAGTATGTAATCGAAGGCCCAGTCGGATTGATAAAGGCCCTAAGTGTTGAAGAGGGGGACCTAATAAACTGGATGCCTACCGAAGAAAGGGAGAAAGCAGTTCCAGTCAAATCGCTAATTCCCGGAAAAATAAACTTAAACGGCTCCAAAAACAGCATAGCAATGGTTGAAAGTGTTAAAGAAGCAAAAGCCAAAGAGATTTAG
- a CDS encoding 6-pyruvoyl trahydropterin synthase family protein, with amino-acid sequence MKSRVVERFKFEAAHAVIINGQAEEIHGHTFRLEVVVEGPIKSGYIMDFLELRAIVESIIKELDHRNLNVLFENPTTENITLWIAEKVQKKLPEDVKLKRIVLWEGDENGVEFEF; translated from the coding sequence ATGAAATCCCGCGTCGTCGAGCGCTTCAAGTTCGAGGCAGCTCATGCCGTCATTATTAATGGTCAGGCAGAGGAGATACACGGCCACACCTTCAGGCTCGAGGTTGTCGTGGAAGGTCCAATAAAGAGCGGCTACATCATGGACTTTCTGGAGCTCCGTGCGATTGTGGAGAGCATAATCAAGGAGCTCGACCACCGAAACCTCAACGTCCTCTTTGAAAACCCGACAACAGAAAACATAACCCTGTGGATAGCAGAGAAAGTCCAAAAGAAGTTACCCGAAGATGTGAAGCTCAAGCGCATAGTCCTCTGGGAGGGCGACGAGAACGGAGTCGAGTTTGAGTTCTAA
- the rlmD gene encoding 23S rRNA (uracil(1939)-C(5))-methyltransferase RlmD, which translates to MKIQGEIESLSEDGLGVLKWKGKPLYVPFAYPYDFVKVRGVKRRFGRNIVTDFELLDPSPLRQRPRCRHFGFCGGCPWQGLKYKEQLRLKAELFERITGISADIKGSPKVLGFRNVSNFIVSTAGLGLKKYGSPFDVEDLFECPVFSEKTRDYLHALKSFLAETKLKPWDSKRKTGDVHYLQVREGKFSRETMVNLISHSLPSPDTTEAFLGYFSFADSLYWSVKTDKRDDPRGEPQLISGSPYIRERIGEATYLIHPNSFFQTNSYALPLLLKAVENFISGERILDLYAGVGTFGVWLAKRGFRVEGIEINPFAVEMANKNVEINKVNAKFKVGRAEETPIEKYDTVIVDPPRKGLKEVAETLTKSEVEKIVYVSCSPKAFKLDYENHLKKAYTIEDAVLIDMFPHTPHVEAVISLKRKH; encoded by the coding sequence ATGAAAATCCAAGGGGAAATCGAAAGCCTAAGCGAAGATGGTCTGGGAGTTCTCAAATGGAAAGGGAAGCCTCTCTACGTCCCATTTGCATATCCTTACGATTTTGTAAAGGTCAGAGGAGTAAAACGCCGCTTTGGAAGGAATATTGTTACGGATTTTGAACTTCTCGATCCTTCCCCCCTCCGCCAGCGCCCGAGATGCAGACACTTCGGATTCTGCGGGGGATGCCCCTGGCAGGGATTGAAGTACAAAGAGCAGTTGCGGCTCAAAGCCGAGCTTTTTGAGAGAATCACCGGGATAAGCGCCGACATAAAGGGTTCTCCAAAAGTCTTGGGCTTCAGAAACGTTAGCAACTTCATCGTTTCAACTGCTGGCCTTGGGCTCAAAAAGTACGGGAGTCCCTTCGACGTGGAGGATCTCTTTGAGTGCCCTGTTTTCTCTGAAAAAACGCGAGATTATCTACATGCCCTGAAAAGCTTTCTTGCCGAGACCAAGTTGAAGCCCTGGGATTCAAAGAGAAAAACTGGAGACGTTCACTATCTCCAGGTGAGGGAAGGGAAGTTCAGTAGAGAAACAATGGTAAACCTGATATCCCACTCCCTCCCTTCCCCCGACACGACGGAGGCATTCCTGGGTTACTTCTCATTTGCAGATTCTTTATACTGGAGCGTTAAGACTGATAAGAGAGACGACCCAAGGGGGGAGCCTCAGCTAATCAGCGGATCGCCTTACATCCGCGAGAGAATTGGAGAAGCAACGTACCTTATTCACCCCAACAGCTTCTTCCAGACCAACAGCTACGCCCTTCCGCTCCTCCTTAAGGCAGTTGAGAATTTTATCTCTGGGGAGAGGATTTTAGACCTGTACGCTGGGGTTGGGACGTTTGGAGTGTGGCTGGCAAAGAGAGGATTCCGGGTTGAAGGTATTGAAATCAATCCGTTCGCCGTCGAAATGGCCAATAAGAACGTGGAGATTAACAAGGTTAATGCCAAGTTCAAAGTTGGAAGGGCAGAGGAGACCCCGATAGAGAAGTACGACACGGTAATAGTTGATCCTCCGAGAAAGGGACTAAAGGAGGTAGCGGAAACCCTAACGAAGAGTGAAGTAGAGAAAATCGTCTATGTCTCCTGCAGCCCAAAGGCCTTCAAGCTTGACTATGAGAACCACCTGAAGAAGGCATACACCATAGAGGACGCAGTACTGATAGACATGTTCCCCCACACACCGCACGTTGAAGCTGTGATAAGCCTAAAAAGAAAGCACTAA
- a CDS encoding transcriptional regulator: protein MKISPLEVASRYVYPSLRRRLVGILREKGLKQTEIASLLHITQSAVSRYLRMNRGALIDVSSFPDVDSLIKGTADWILNERPSEYAIQKRLMEIAVYMLGKGYVCSFHSKIDPELDPKRCRVCLELFGSSE, encoded by the coding sequence ATGAAGATAAGCCCTCTCGAAGTGGCCTCGCGCTACGTCTATCCCTCCCTGAGGAGAAGGCTCGTGGGGATACTCAGGGAGAAAGGCCTGAAGCAGACCGAAATAGCTAGCTTACTCCACATCACACAGTCGGCGGTTTCCCGCTACCTGAGGATGAACAGGGGAGCTCTAATTGATGTTTCATCTTTTCCGGACGTTGATTCTCTCATTAAGGGGACCGCCGATTGGATTCTTAATGAAAGGCCAAGCGAGTACGCCATCCAGAAAAGGCTGATGGAAATAGCTGTTTACATGCTAGGGAAGGGCTACGTATGTTCATTCCATTCAAAGATTGACCCCGAGCTCGATCCAAAAAGGTGCAGGGTGTGTCTTGAACTGTTCGGCTCGTCCGAGTAA
- a CDS encoding DUF1858 domain-containing protein → MMLDVRGLKAPQPAVMIMEALGKLKTGETLEVIGDKPFVDLLPKLEEAGYEIEVKEVSGFFVLKVTKTEDSKELKMEVKEECDDKLVEITEDTNVAKLLKAYPESLKILVKYGFSPLENPVMRKTLARTITLKGAKRLIGMSDERFRMMMEELKALEKS, encoded by the coding sequence ATGATGCTTGACGTTAGAGGATTGAAGGCGCCACAGCCGGCGGTTATGATCATGGAAGCCCTCGGAAAGCTCAAAACTGGGGAGACCTTGGAAGTGATAGGGGACAAGCCCTTCGTTGACCTGCTCCCAAAGCTCGAGGAAGCGGGCTATGAAATCGAGGTTAAAGAGGTTTCGGGCTTCTTCGTGCTTAAGGTGACCAAAACGGAAGACTCGAAGGAACTTAAGATGGAGGTCAAGGAAGAGTGCGACGACAAGCTCGTGGAGATAACGGAAGACACCAACGTTGCAAAGCTCCTGAAGGCCTATCCGGAATCGCTGAAGATACTCGTCAAGTACGGCTTCTCCCCCCTTGAGAACCCAGTTATGAGAAAGACCCTCGCGAGGACGATAACCCTGAAGGGGGCGAAGAGGCTCATCGGAATGAGCGACGAACGCTTTAGGATGATGATGGAGGAGCTTAAGGCCCTGGAGAAGAGCTGA
- a CDS encoding FprA family A-type flavoprotein yields MKTVEITSGVHWVGVKDWDRKIFDALIPLPHGTSYNAYLVMGSEKTALIDTVNPGFEGELEDKINEIMDVADIDYIVMNHAEPDHSGAIPYLLERNEKAVLVATKKGADIARAYYDVPEDRVMVVKDGDEVSLGGRTLRFIEAPWLHWPETMFTYLVEDRILFTCDFFGTHLARGFYDDGVPDILTHAQRYFGEIMMPFSAMARKALQKIGELEIEMIAPSHGPVYRNPRRIIEAYKGWSNGKTREKVLIAYVSMYGTNEGMIKELATRLTAEGIEVVVYNLVNLDIGEIAKDLVDSRAIVLAAPTVLGGAHPLAVYAAYLVKALRPPAEYAVLIGSHGWHGRSNDALLEVLGGVNLELLGTLDVHARPRRGDYNELLRLTNLLIKKVRGDEND; encoded by the coding sequence ATGAAAACCGTTGAGATAACAAGTGGTGTCCACTGGGTGGGGGTCAAAGATTGGGACAGGAAAATTTTCGATGCCCTCATTCCCCTGCCCCATGGGACTTCCTATAACGCATACCTGGTCATGGGGAGTGAGAAAACTGCCCTCATAGACACGGTGAACCCTGGTTTTGAGGGTGAGCTTGAGGACAAGATAAACGAGATTATGGACGTGGCGGATATTGATTATATAGTCATGAACCACGCCGAACCCGACCATTCGGGCGCGATTCCGTACCTGCTGGAGAGGAATGAAAAGGCCGTTCTGGTTGCGACGAAGAAGGGCGCGGACATAGCGAGAGCATATTATGATGTGCCGGAAGACAGGGTCATGGTTGTGAAGGACGGTGATGAGGTCTCCCTCGGCGGGAGGACGTTGAGGTTCATAGAAGCTCCCTGGCTCCACTGGCCGGAGACCATGTTCACCTACCTCGTGGAGGATAGAATACTGTTCACGTGCGACTTTTTCGGAACCCACCTCGCAAGGGGCTTCTACGACGATGGTGTGCCAGACATCCTGACGCATGCCCAGAGGTACTTCGGCGAGATAATGATGCCTTTCTCCGCCATGGCGAGAAAAGCACTTCAGAAGATTGGGGAACTTGAGATAGAGATGATCGCCCCGAGCCACGGGCCCGTATACAGGAACCCGAGAAGGATAATCGAGGCGTATAAGGGGTGGAGCAACGGCAAAACGCGGGAGAAAGTGCTCATAGCATACGTGAGCATGTACGGCACCAACGAGGGAATGATTAAGGAACTCGCGACCCGCTTAACCGCCGAGGGGATAGAGGTCGTTGTTTACAACCTTGTGAACTTGGACATAGGGGAGATAGCCAAAGACCTTGTGGATTCGAGAGCAATAGTGCTCGCCGCGCCCACCGTACTTGGAGGGGCCCATCCGCTGGCAGTCTATGCTGCATACCTCGTAAAAGCCCTCAGACCACCGGCAGAGTATGCCGTTTTAATAGGCTCCCACGGGTGGCACGGGAGGAGCAATGATGCTCTCCTAGAAGTGCTGGGGGGAGTGAACCTCGAACTTCTGGGCACTCTTGACGTCCACGCGAGGCCCAGGAGGGGTGATTATAACGAACTCCTCAGGCTAACGAACCTGCTGATAAAAAAGGTTAGGGGGGATGAGAATGACTGA
- a CDS encoding DUF438 domain-containing protein, producing the protein MTELLNNREYKKEQLKRLLLRIHEGESVEKLKDEFRQVLSGISPLEIPLIEQELVKEGISAKDIAKMCDLHVELFREAVKGTDELEERDLPDGHPLKTLYLENKEIMKDAEMLNLYARTLATTKDERMRKEILGVLEEIVSNLRKVGFTHYNREEMLTFPYIERRGLTAIATVLWTKHDEIRFMIKYLAELLRKREEMPWDEFVERFKNKAGEAAFALSDMVFRENNIYYPTLKALLSEGEWKAIRMQEDEYGYYKVNPPEWDPGEDVKPLHPWEINPELSVEQLLGLPKEVQEALKGQPLEFDKSELKREGDIDLGTGYLNIEELRAIFEALPVDVTFIDKDDRVRFFSPGERIFGRSLSVLGRPVQLCHPPKSVHIVNKILRAFKEGRKKEATFWIRLGPKYVYIRYVPLFNEKGEYIGTLEMTMDIAPYKEIKGEKRLLDWRD; encoded by the coding sequence ATGACTGAGCTTTTAAACAACCGCGAGTACAAGAAGGAACAGCTCAAGAGGCTCCTCCTCAGGATACACGAGGGGGAGAGCGTTGAGAAGCTTAAGGATGAGTTCAGACAGGTTTTAAGTGGCATATCCCCGCTTGAGATACCCCTTATCGAGCAGGAACTCGTGAAGGAGGGAATATCTGCGAAGGACATAGCCAAGATGTGCGACCTCCACGTTGAACTCTTCAGGGAAGCGGTTAAGGGAACCGACGAGCTTGAGGAGAGAGATTTACCCGACGGCCACCCGCTCAAGACCCTCTACCTTGAGAACAAGGAGATAATGAAGGACGCCGAGATGCTCAACCTCTACGCGAGAACGCTCGCCACAACGAAGGACGAGCGCATGAGGAAAGAGATTCTGGGAGTGCTTGAGGAGATAGTGAGCAACCTTCGGAAGGTCGGATTCACCCACTACAACCGCGAGGAGATGCTGACCTTCCCCTACATCGAGCGGAGAGGTTTAACCGCGATAGCCACCGTCCTCTGGACGAAGCACGACGAGATCAGGTTCATGATCAAGTATCTGGCTGAACTTCTCAGAAAGAGGGAAGAAATGCCCTGGGACGAGTTCGTTGAGCGCTTTAAGAACAAGGCAGGTGAAGCGGCCTTCGCCCTCAGCGACATGGTCTTCAGGGAGAACAACATCTACTACCCAACTCTAAAGGCACTCCTCAGCGAGGGCGAGTGGAAAGCCATAAGAATGCAGGAAGATGAGTACGGCTACTACAAGGTGAACCCACCTGAATGGGATCCTGGAGAGGACGTTAAGCCTCTCCATCCATGGGAGATAAACCCCGAGCTGAGCGTTGAGCAGCTTCTCGGTTTGCCGAAGGAAGTCCAGGAAGCCCTAAAAGGCCAGCCCCTTGAGTTTGACAAGAGCGAGCTTAAGAGGGAGGGGGACATAGACCTCGGGACAGGCTACCTCAACATCGAAGAGCTTAGGGCCATCTTCGAGGCCCTACCAGTTGACGTTACTTTCATAGATAAAGATGATCGCGTTCGCTTCTTCTCCCCAGGTGAGAGGATATTCGGCCGCTCTCTCAGCGTCCTCGGAAGGCCGGTTCAGCTCTGCCATCCGCCGAAGAGCGTCCACATCGTCAACAAAATCCTCAGGGCCTTCAAGGAGGGCAGGAAAAAGGAAGCAACCTTCTGGATAAGGCTCGGGCCAAAATACGTTTACATCAGGTACGTTCCCCTCTTCAACGAGAAGGGCGAATACATAGGGACGCTTGAGATGACCATGGACATAGCACCTTACAAAGAGATAAAAGGAGAAAAGCGCCTACTTGACTGGAGGGATTGA